A window of the Actinobacillus genomosp. 1 genome harbors these coding sequences:
- the gntR gene encoding gluconate operon transcriptional repressor GntR: MSKHKRPTLQDIAEHLGITKMTISRYLRNPSSVAEDTGKRIAVAIEQFGYIPNRAPDILSNAKSKAIGVLLPSLTNQVFADVLKGIESVTDAAGYQTMLAHSGYSEQKEEQRIESLLSYHVDGLILSENHHSERTLKMLSVAKIPVIEIMDTSEKGLQQSVGFDNIFAAQAMVETMIKRGCRQVVYFSARMDKRTRLKMQGYELAMQKHKLTPYTIATEESSSFTLGARQLHIALEKYPNIDGIFCTNDDLAIGALFECQRLGIKVPQQIAIAGFHGHDVGQSVTPQLASVITPRFEIGKVAAQQLLSHLNGDNIQDEVINLGYKIHIGETI; encoded by the coding sequence ATGAGCAAACATAAACGCCCAACTTTACAAGATATTGCCGAACATTTAGGTATTACCAAAATGACGATCAGTCGCTATTTACGTAATCCCTCCTCGGTTGCCGAAGATACCGGTAAACGGATCGCTGTAGCGATTGAACAATTCGGTTATATTCCGAATCGTGCGCCGGATATTCTGTCCAATGCCAAAAGTAAAGCGATTGGCGTATTGTTACCGTCTTTAACCAACCAAGTTTTTGCCGATGTGTTAAAAGGAATTGAAAGTGTAACCGATGCTGCCGGTTATCAAACCATGCTCGCTCACTCCGGTTATAGCGAACAAAAAGAAGAACAGCGTATTGAATCGCTCCTTTCTTATCACGTGGACGGTTTGATTTTGTCGGAAAACCACCACAGTGAGCGCACGCTCAAAATGTTAAGTGTTGCGAAAATTCCGGTAATTGAAATTATGGATACCAGTGAAAAAGGACTGCAACAATCAGTCGGTTTTGACAATATTTTTGCCGCGCAAGCCATGGTTGAAACCATGATCAAACGCGGTTGCCGTCAAGTGGTTTATTTTTCGGCAAGAATGGATAAACGAACCCGTTTAAAGATGCAAGGCTACGAACTTGCTATGCAAAAGCATAAACTAACGCCTTACACTATTGCTACGGAAGAATCATCTTCTTTTACCTTGGGGGCAAGACAACTACATATTGCGCTGGAAAAATATCCGAATATCGACGGCATTTTTTGTACCAATGACGATTTGGCAATCGGCGCATTATTTGAATGCCAACGGTTAGGCATCAAAGTGCCGCAACAAATTGCAATTGCCGGTTTTCACGGACACGATGTCGGTCAATCCGTAACACCTCAATTGGCGAGTGTGATTACTCCTCGGTTTGAAATCGGCAAAGTGGCCGCTCAACAATTATTAAGCCATCTAAATGGTGATAATATTCAAGATGAAGTCATTAATCTCGGTTATAAAATTCATATCGGCGAAACGATTTAA
- a CDS encoding GntP family permease codes for MLIFIMVVAIIALLVLIIKFKVHAFVALLIVSLLTALAAGIPVDKILPTLLTGFGNTLASVALLVGLGAMIGRLLEITGGAKVLADTLINKFGEQKAPFALGVAALLFGFPIFFDAGLVVMLPIVFSVAKQFGGSVLRYAFPVAGAFAVMHAFLPPHPGPVASGDLLGVNMGLLVLVGLICAIPTWYIGTYLFSMFISKRVYVELPKAFLNTAAISETSVQAPPSFGRVLFILVLPIFLILFDTGLNTLSVAKVIDGSELWVQSLRLIGKTPVALLITLLLAIMLLRGERSYEQIESLCNNALGPICSIILVTGAGGMFGGVLRASGIGDVLSSMLSDTGMPIIVAAFIIAVAMRVAQGSATVALTTAAALIAPSVAASTDLSQFDLCFIVISIASGATVLSHVNDSGFWLMSRFLEMDTKTTLKTWTALETSIGVVGFIIALIGSILL; via the coding sequence ATGTTAATTTTCATTATGGTAGTGGCGATCATCGCGCTATTAGTGTTGATTATAAAATTCAAAGTACATGCATTTGTCGCATTATTAATCGTTAGTTTATTAACCGCACTGGCTGCCGGTATTCCGGTGGATAAAATTCTGCCGACTTTACTTACCGGCTTCGGTAATACGCTTGCATCGGTCGCTTTATTGGTCGGTTTAGGTGCAATGATTGGGCGTTTATTAGAAATTACCGGCGGGGCAAAAGTGTTAGCCGATACGCTGATTAATAAATTCGGCGAACAAAAAGCCCCCTTTGCCTTAGGTGTGGCGGCATTACTCTTCGGTTTTCCGATTTTCTTCGATGCCGGTCTGGTGGTGATGTTACCGATTGTCTTTAGCGTAGCAAAACAATTCGGTGGTTCGGTACTACGTTATGCCTTTCCGGTTGCCGGTGCGTTTGCAGTAATGCACGCATTTCTACCGCCACATCCGGGTCCGGTCGCTTCCGGCGATTTACTGGGTGTGAATATGGGCTTACTGGTACTAGTCGGTTTAATTTGTGCGATTCCGACTTGGTATATCGGTACTTACCTTTTCAGTATGTTTATCAGTAAACGGGTCTATGTCGAATTACCAAAAGCCTTTTTGAATACGGCGGCAATCAGCGAAACATCGGTACAAGCACCACCTTCATTTGGACGCGTATTATTTATTTTAGTGTTACCGATCTTCTTAATTTTATTTGATACCGGTTTAAATACGTTAAGTGTTGCGAAAGTGATTGACGGCTCCGAACTTTGGGTGCAAAGCCTACGTTTAATCGGCAAAACGCCGGTGGCGTTATTAATCACGTTATTACTGGCGATTATGTTATTACGCGGTGAGCGTAGTTACGAACAAATCGAAAGTTTATGTAACAATGCGTTAGGCCCGATTTGCTCGATTATTTTGGTAACCGGTGCGGGCGGTATGTTCGGCGGCGTATTACGTGCCAGCGGTATCGGCGATGTGTTATCTTCTATGCTTTCGGATACCGGTATGCCGATTATCGTGGCGGCATTTATTATTGCGGTGGCGATGCGTGTCGCACAAGGTTCGGCAACCGTTGCATTAACTACCGCAGCGGCATTAATTGCGCCGAGTGTGGCGGCTTCAACCGATTTAAGCCAGTTTGACCTTTGCTTTATCGTGATTTCGATAGCTTCCGGTGCGACGGTACTTTCTCACGTTAATGACTCCGGTTTCTGGTTAATGAGCCGTTTTTTAGAAATGGATACCAAAACCACTTTAAAAACGTGGACGGCATTAGAAACTTCAATCGGTGTGGTCGGTTTTATCATTGCCTTAATCGGTAGCATTTTATTGTAA
- a CDS encoding mannose/fructose/sorbose PTS transporter subunit IIA has product MVHLIIAAHGKLALELVNSAQMVYGETDNVHPVIFVPGEGQDTLVEKYEAIIATLQPTDSVLFLVDLFGGSPYNAAARILAKRPQDDIVTGTNLPMLLEVMDASADAKTATELAATAKEVGHLSVKTYHNPEPSVSAPQPKAEAEETAPLPTNIDPNGRMNISLMRIDSRLIHGQVMTSWAKTVKCEAIFAISDEVATDDIRRELLLQIVPEHLKGYVITVDKAIKVWHNPKYAGKNIIWLVTNPSDIVRLIEGGVNIKNVNVGGMTFREGDKLISQAVAINQTDLAAFYKLLELGVDMSLQQVASNKKEPLDKNRLDAIKF; this is encoded by the coding sequence ATGGTGCATTTGATCATCGCCGCTCATGGCAAATTAGCCCTAGAGTTGGTCAATTCCGCACAAATGGTATATGGAGAAACAGATAATGTTCATCCGGTTATCTTTGTGCCAGGGGAAGGTCAAGATACGTTAGTCGAAAAATATGAAGCGATTATCGCAACGCTTCAACCTACCGATAGCGTGCTATTCTTGGTCGATTTATTTGGCGGTAGTCCGTACAATGCGGCGGCCCGAATTTTAGCAAAACGTCCGCAGGACGATATTGTTACCGGGACGAATTTGCCGATGTTGCTTGAAGTTATGGATGCTTCTGCAGACGCTAAAACGGCAACGGAATTGGCTGCAACCGCAAAAGAAGTCGGTCATTTAAGTGTAAAAACTTACCACAATCCAGAACCTAGCGTTTCAGCTCCGCAACCTAAAGCAGAAGCTGAAGAAACAGCTCCTCTACCGACCAACATTGACCCGAACGGGCGTATGAATATTTCATTGATGCGTATCGACAGCCGTTTAATTCACGGTCAAGTAATGACATCTTGGGCGAAAACGGTGAAATGCGAAGCGATTTTTGCGATTAGTGATGAAGTGGCAACCGATGATATTCGCCGTGAATTATTACTACAAATCGTGCCGGAACACTTAAAAGGCTATGTGATTACGGTCGATAAAGCGATCAAAGTTTGGCACAACCCGAAATACGCCGGTAAAAACATTATTTGGTTGGTCACCAACCCATCGGATATCGTTCGCTTAATTGAAGGCGGCGTAAACATTAAAAATGTCAATGTCGGCGGTATGACTTTCCGTGAAGGCGACAAACTTATCTCTCAAGCGGTGGCGATCAATCAAACCGATTTAGCCGCATTCTACAAACTCCTTGAGTTAGGCGTAGATATGTCGTTACAACAAGTGGCGTCAAACAAAAAAGAACCGCTTGATAAAAACCGTCTTGATGCAATTAAATTCTAA
- a CDS encoding gluconokinase codes for MKSGQSFILMGVSSTGKTTIGSEVARRLGIKLIDGDDLHPRANILKMSQGQPLNDQDRFPWLERINDAAFSLEQKNEIGIIVCSALKKKYRDQIRQGNQKVKFIHLHGSFELILERMKKRKGHFMKTEMLKSQFDTLEIPQADEPDVISIDISGSFEDVVQLCVQAIKAYL; via the coding sequence ATGAAATCTGGTCAAAGTTTTATTTTAATGGGTGTATCAAGCACCGGTAAAACCACAATAGGCAGTGAAGTGGCTCGTCGTTTAGGCATTAAATTGATTGATGGCGATGATCTGCACCCGAGAGCGAATATCCTCAAAATGAGTCAAGGACAACCGCTAAATGATCAAGACCGTTTTCCGTGGCTGGAACGAATTAATGATGCCGCCTTTAGCTTAGAACAAAAAAATGAAATCGGAATTATTGTTTGCTCGGCATTAAAAAAGAAATATCGTGATCAAATCCGCCAAGGTAATCAAAAGGTTAAATTTATTCATTTACACGGTTCATTTGAGCTGATTTTAGAACGAATGAAAAAGCGTAAAGGCCATTTTATGAAAACCGAAATGTTGAAAAGCCAGTTTGATACGTTAGAAATTCCGCAAGCGGATGAACCCGATGTGATTTCGATTGATATTAGCGGCAGCTTTGAAGACGTGGTGCAATTATGCGTACAGGCGATTAAAGCCTATCTATAA
- a CDS encoding PTS mannose/fructose/sorbose transporter subunit IIC encodes MTSIEIILVTLVAAICGMGSVLDERQTHRPLVACTLIGWVLGDLQTGIIVGGTLEMLALGWMNVGAAMAPDAALASVIAAILVIKGGQDKGTAIAIAIPVAAAGQVLTIFVRTLTIFLQHKADKFAEQANFRGIEFCHFAGLSLQALRVAIPTFFVALVAGTDTVTEALNAIPEVVTRGLQIAGGFIVVVGYAMVINMMRAGALMPFFFMGFVIASFSNYNLVGLGFLGACLAMLYIQLNPQFNQSVNAPRTTKKLADNELEGL; translated from the coding sequence ATGACTAGTATTGAAATTATTTTAGTAACCCTGGTTGCTGCAATTTGCGGTATGGGTTCCGTACTTGATGAACGCCAAACTCACCGTCCGCTTGTAGCTTGTACCTTAATAGGCTGGGTGTTAGGCGACTTACAAACCGGTATTATCGTTGGCGGTACGCTTGAAATGTTGGCGTTAGGCTGGATGAACGTCGGTGCGGCAATGGCACCGGATGCGGCATTAGCATCGGTAATTGCGGCAATCTTAGTAATCAAAGGCGGACAAGATAAAGGGACGGCAATTGCGATCGCTATTCCGGTAGCGGCAGCAGGTCAGGTATTAACCATTTTCGTGCGTACTTTAACCATCTTCTTACAACATAAAGCGGATAAATTTGCCGAGCAAGCTAACTTCCGAGGGATTGAGTTCTGCCACTTTGCCGGTCTTTCTTTACAAGCATTACGTGTGGCGATTCCAACGTTCTTCGTTGCACTTGTAGCAGGTACTGATACAGTAACCGAAGCATTAAATGCGATTCCTGAAGTGGTAACTCGCGGCTTACAAATCGCTGGTGGCTTTATCGTGGTGGTAGGTTATGCGATGGTTATTAATATGATGCGTGCCGGTGCGTTAATGCCGTTCTTCTTTATGGGCTTTGTAATTGCATCATTCTCAAACTACAACTTAGTCGGTCTCGGTTTCTTAGGTGCGTGTTTAGCAATGCTTTACATCCAATTAAACCCACAATTCAACCAATCGGTAAATGCACCTCGCACCACTAAAAAATTAGCGGATAACGAGTTAGAAGGTCTATAA